The Lutibacter sp. A64 genome segment AATGAAGACGATTATAACGCTAGTTTAAGAACTGGAAAAATAGAGTTAGAAACTTCAGAATTAGATATTTTAAATCTTTCTAAAACATTGCCTTTTGAAATAAAAAGAGCCACAAAAACTAGTGAAAATATTCGTTTTCAATATAAGTTTTTAGACCATAGAAACGATGATGTTAGAAGAGCAATAGTTAACCGTCATAAAGTAATTAAGTTATTACGTGATATTTTAGATGATGAAGAATTTTTAGAAATTGAAACACCAATTTTAACTGCAGGAACAGATGAAGGAGCTCGTGAATTTATTGTTCCAACACGTAAACAACCAGGTTCATTTTACACATTACCACAAGCACCTCAACAGTTTAAACAAATGTTAATGGTTAGTGGTTATGAAAAATATTTCCAAATTGCACGTTGTTTTAGAGATGAGGATTCTCGTGGAGATCGTCAACCAGAATTTACGCAATTAGATATTGAAATGGCATACGCAAGTATGCAGCAAATTATAGATTTAAACACAAAAATGTTTAATGAAATAGTTAAAAAAATATATGGTAAAAAGTGGATTTTACGTCCGTTTGAAGTAATTACCTACAAAGAAGCTATGGATAAATATGGTTGCGATAGACCGGATTTACGTTATGGTTTACAAATGCAAGATATAACAAGTATTGTAAAAGATACCACATTTCAAGTATTTAGCAAGCCAATTGAACAAGGCGGAATTGTAAAATGTATTAAAGTTTCTGCCAAAGAACAAGGCGAAAGCCGTATGTCTAAAGGTCAAATTGAAAACTTGACTGCTATTGCACAACAAAATGGTTTAGGCGGATTGGCATATATTATTGTAAATGAAAATGATTTACAATCGCCTATAATTAAATTTTTAGGTGCTGAAATTGCTGCTGGAATTATTAATGAAACCAATGCTGAAGTTGGAGATATTGTATTTTTCTCTGCCGCGGATTACGAAACTGCAAACAAGGCTTTAGATGCTGTTAGACAAGAAATGGGTAAAATTTTAGGATTGATAAATCCTAAAGAATTACGTCCGGCTTGGGTTGTTGATTTCCCTATGTTTGAAAAAACAGATGAAGGTAGATGGACATTTACGCACAACCCATTCTCAATGCCTGCAATTTATGATTTAGAAAAGCATATAAATGGTAAAGAAGACGAAATTGGAACCATAATTGCCCAACAATACGACCTTATTTTAAATGGTTATGAAATTGGTGGAGGATCAGTTCGTGCACATAAAGCGGAAATTTTAGAGGCAACTTATAGAAATATGGGCTATTCTAAAAACGAAATGATAAAAAGTGTTGGTGCTATGTACAAAGCGTTTCAATATGGTGCGCCACCACACGGAGGAATTGCTTGGGGAATTGACCGTTTAATGATGATTTTAGAGAAAAAAGCATCTATTAGAGAAGTTATGGCTTTCCCTAAAACAGGAACTAGTGACGATTTACTTTTTGGAGCACCTTCAAAATTATCAGACAAAAAAGTAGAAGAACAAAACGTAAGAGTTTTAAGAAAATAACTTAACTTAAATACTTTAAAAGAGGTTATTGAAAATGTATTTTCAATAACCTCTTTTTATATTTATTAAAATATTCACCATAATATTTAGCTTATTAACCCCTTAAAATACAATTATTTATGGTAACTTTACTACTGGATTATTTATCCGTTGATGTTAATTACACTTCTAGTTCTTCTAAATGAACTAATAAGGCTTTTTAAAAAAAACCTTTCTAATTTTAACGCACTAATTATCAGATTAATGACTGATTATTAGTAAGTATTCTGTTTTAGAAATCTTATAATGATATCTTGCTTATTTCATTAATAAGTGTTGACTTCAATAAAAAAAACGAATGGCTTTATTAAAAATGGGAGTTATAGGAACTTCAAAAAAAGTAGATGAAAGACGTGTTCCAATTCATCCTGAGCATATAAAAAGAATTCCTGAAAATATTAGAAAACAACTTATTTTTGAAAAAGGATATGGAAAACCTTTCAATATTTCAGATGAAGAAATATCAAATCAAACAGGTGGAATTGCAACCAGAAAAGAACTTCTAACTGAAATAGGTTCAGTTATTATTGCGAAACCTGTATTAGCCGATTTACAAGAGTTAAAAACAGGTGGAATACTTTGGGGATATCCACATTGTGCACAGCAAATGCCGATTACGCAAACAGCTATAGATAAAAAATTAACCTTAATTGCTTTTGAAGATATGTTTGTTTGGAATCCGAACGGACAAATGGGTAGACATACTTTTTATAAAAATAATGAAATGGCAGGCTATAGCGCTGTTATCCACGCTTTACAATTAAAAGGAATAGATGGACATTATGGAAACCAAAGAAAAGCTATTATTTTTAGTTTTGGGGCTGTAAGTAGAGGTGCAATTTATGCTTTAAAAGCACATGGTTTTAGAGATATTACTATTTGTATTCAAAGACCTGATCACGAAGTAAGAGAAGAAATTCTTAATGTGGAATATGTTCGTGTTAGAAAGGGAGCAATAAATGAACCTCGACTTGTTTTGGTAGAACATGATGGTTCAGAAAGACCTTTTTCAGAACTGATTAGTGAATCTGAAATAATAGTTAATGGTACGTATCAAGATACAGATGATCCATTCGATTTTGTTATTGAAGAGGAAAAAGCTAGTTTAAATCCTGGTACTTTAATTATTGATGTAAGTTGCGATGAAGGAATGGGTTTTTATTTTGCAAAACCTACAACTTTTAAAAATCCAATGATATCTATTGATAAAATAGATTATTATGCAGTTGATCACACCCCAAGTTATTATTGGGAAAGTGCTTCAAGATCTATTTCTGCTGCTCTAATTGTACATTTACCAGCAGTAATGAACGGCAGAGAAAGTTGGATGCAAAATAAAACCATACAAAATGCCATAAATATTGATAAAGGTGTTATTGTGAAAGATACCATACTTCGATTTCAAAATCGTGATAAAACGTATCCACATTTGGTGATATAAAAATTAAAATGAATAATACTTTTAAGTAACTTCTTTTGGTTTATTGAATGTTAATTATAGATTCCTGATTGATATGCTGAAATTTTAGAAATAAAGCTTTCCTAAAACAAAAACCAGTAAGGATTTACTTTTTGGAGTATCTTCAAAATTATTAGACAAAAAAATAGAAGAATAAAATAAAAGAGTTTTAAGAAAATAATATTTTTTAAAGCAAATAAAATCAATTTATTAAACTAAGCTTGTCGAAGTTTTTTATTATAAAAAAGCGAACAACTCGTTACATTTTAACTATTTAAGAAAGGACGAGTATTGTTTCAGAATCTAATTACACTACACTCAATTAATATAAATACTAGTAATTCAACATCATTCAACAAGCTAATTTATGAATAGTTCCGCTGCACAACTCTTTACGATAAGTACTTTTTTTTAAATTGAATTTTACAAGTTTTAATTAAGTAGTATTTTAAAATGTTATTAATTCTAAAAATCTAGTATTTTTACAGAAGCTATAATTACGATTCCTTATAAATGACTACTACAAAAAAAGACAACTGGAAAATTTGTAATACCTGTAAAGGTCAAGGAAAAAAAAGGCGAAGAATTCGTAAAAAAGCACTACTAAATTATCAAAAAGCATTAGATAAATTTAATAAAGAAAATACAAACACAGCTGCTCCAAAACGACCTAGAGGTCACCTAGAAGTTTGTTCAAATTGTAGTGGATCTGGTTTAGTCCCAGCAACAAAAACTACAATTCCTAAAACAGATACTTATCCGCATATTGCAATAATAGGCGCAGGTATTGGAGGTGTAGCATTAGCGGTTGCCTGTCAACATAGAGGCATTCCATTTACACTATATGAGCGCGATAGTGATTTTGATGTACGATCACAAGGGTATGGACTTACTTTGCAACAAGCAAGCAAAGCAATTGAAGGTTTTGGACTTTTCTCTCTAAAAGAAGGTGTGGTTTCTACACGGCACGTAGTACATACCACAACTGGGACTATAATTGGTGAATGGGGTATGCGAAAATGGTTGCAAGAAAATTCTAAAACAACTCCTAAACGAACTAATATACATATTGCAAGGCAATCGCTTCGTTTAAATTTACTAAATCAACTTAACAGTAACTCAGTACAATGGAATCATCAACTTATTGCACTAAAAAACAATAACGATAATTCTATAGATTTAAGCTTTAAAATTAATGACTCTTTTAAAAATACGAAAGCCGATTTGGTTGTTGGTGCCGATGGTATTCGAAGTACTGTCCGAAAATATTTATTTGGTGAAGAAACAATGCCGCTTCGTTATTTAGGTTGTATTGTAATATTAGGTATTTGTCCTTTAAAAAATATTGAAACAATTAAAAGTGAATTGCTAGATTGCAAAACAGTTTTTCAAACGGCCAATGGTAACGAACGTATTTACGTAATGCCTTTTACTTCAAACACTTTAATGTGGCAATTAAGTTTTCCTATTTCCGAAGAAAAGGCTAAAAAATTAAGTGCTTTAGGCCCTTCAGCATTAAAAAAAGAAGCTTGTAAAAGAACACAATGGCACACTCCTATTCCGCAACTATTAGATGCTACTTTAGAAACTCAAATTTCTGGTTACCCAGTTTACGATAGAGAATTATTGAAACCAGAACTATTAGAAAAAGCAGGAACAATAACACTTATTGGAGATGCAGCCCACCCAATGAGTCCGTTTAAAGGACAAGGAGCCAATCAGGCTTTGTTAGATGCTTTAAGTTTAGCAAGAAACATAACTACTGGTTGTAGCCCTTATATAAATTGGAAAAAAATTGGAATTAGAAAAAGCGTTTTACAAAATTTTGAAGAAGAAATGCTAAAAAGAAGCGCTACCAAAGTAAAAGATTCTGCCAAGGCAGCACAATTTTTACATTCAGATATAGTGCTTCATAAAGGAAATGAACCTAGAGGGCGGTGCGAAAAAAATGTCTATAAAAAAAGTGATGACATTCAAAAAAACAGGAACCAGTGACGATTTATTGTTTGGAGCACCTTATAAATTATCTGATAAAAAAGTTGAAGAACAGAATGTTCGGGTGATTAAATAGTTAAATTTTAAAAAGGAATTGTAGTAAATATTAAAATCAAATAGAGGATAATTATTTTTCAACTAATTTATAACCTGTATCCCTAAAGTAAGGCCAAATGCCATACCAATGTTTTTTCCCAAACACAATTAATGATTTTTGATTATTCTGGTTTAAAACTTTAGAAGCAACTATACTGTCTCTGTAAGAGTTTAAAGCATAATAATTATTTACAGTTTCACATTTATACTTGTCATAAAATCCAGTATTAAAATCGCATTTTGATAACATAATTTTTCCTTCTTTTTTTTCTTGAGCATTAATTAATTCTGTTAATGTTGCATCCGTATGTATGTCTAATGAGTCAATACCCAGATTTTGATTACTTTGTGAAATATATTTTTCTTTTTTATAATATTTAGGCAATGACTTATTATTCTTTGAGGTTAAATCAGTTGCTCTAAAACCACCAGTCATTTTCCTAAATTTCATTAGCAAGATTTCAAGTTCTTGTTTATTAATTGAATCTAAATCATGTTTATAATATTTTTTATCAAGTTTAATACCTTCATAATATACTATATAACCGTTATTTTTTAACGAATCTATTATTTTTTTAACTTGTGAGAAAAATTCAGGTTTTGCGACGTGTACCATTGGTAAATAAATAACTTCTTGATTACCTTTCTTCATTACTTTTAAACTATTATTTACATCATTTGGTGTAATAATATTGAGTATTAAACTACTACAACCAACAAGTAAAAAACAGCTTAGAATTAAATAATATTTACTTTTCATTTATTATTTTTAAGATGTGAATTTAAAAATAAACTCACATCTTATCTTTTAAAAGATTATAATAATGCTTTAATAATAACATCAGCATTATCAACAATTACTTGTACAACTGCATCAAGATAACAACCTGCTTTACACCAACCACGTCCTTTTATTTTTCCCCCATTCTCATCTGTGTAATCATCATTGCATTTACTTTTACAATCTGAAATACCGCCGCTACTCTTAGAGGAATAGCTTTTTGAATTATAACCACTTAACTCTAATTCATTTTTAATTAAATTGTACAACTCATC includes the following:
- a CDS encoding N(5)-(carboxyethyl)ornithine synthase, giving the protein MALLKMGVIGTSKKVDERRVPIHPEHIKRIPENIRKQLIFEKGYGKPFNISDEEISNQTGGIATRKELLTEIGSVIIAKPVLADLQELKTGGILWGYPHCAQQMPITQTAIDKKLTLIAFEDMFVWNPNGQMGRHTFYKNNEMAGYSAVIHALQLKGIDGHYGNQRKAIIFSFGAVSRGAIYALKAHGFRDITICIQRPDHEVREEILNVEYVRVRKGAINEPRLVLVEHDGSERPFSELISESEIIVNGTYQDTDDPFDFVIEEEKASLNPGTLIIDVSCDEGMGFYFAKPTTFKNPMISIDKIDYYAVDHTPSYYWESASRSISAALIVHLPAVMNGRESWMQNKTIQNAINIDKGVIVKDTILRFQNRDKTYPHLVI
- a CDS encoding FAD-dependent monooxygenase, giving the protein MTTTKKDNWKICNTCKGQGKKRRRIRKKALLNYQKALDKFNKENTNTAAPKRPRGHLEVCSNCSGSGLVPATKTTIPKTDTYPHIAIIGAGIGGVALAVACQHRGIPFTLYERDSDFDVRSQGYGLTLQQASKAIEGFGLFSLKEGVVSTRHVVHTTTGTIIGEWGMRKWLQENSKTTPKRTNIHIARQSLRLNLLNQLNSNSVQWNHQLIALKNNNDNSIDLSFKINDSFKNTKADLVVGADGIRSTVRKYLFGEETMPLRYLGCIVILGICPLKNIETIKSELLDCKTVFQTANGNERIYVMPFTSNTLMWQLSFPISEEKAKKLSALGPSALKKEACKRTQWHTPIPQLLDATLETQISGYPVYDRELLKPELLEKAGTITLIGDAAHPMSPFKGQGANQALLDALSLARNITTGCSPYINWKKIGIRKSVLQNFEEEMLKRSATKVKDSAKAAQFLHSDIVLHKGNEPRGRCEKNVYKKSDDIQKNRNQ